The Thermocrinis ruber genome has a window encoding:
- the recG gene encoding ATP-dependent DNA helicase RecG: MDSVEKAKKLIEELKENNHLKLRRSFGVGLYLFNLLKNRLSNSHLELLKKFDSMPFPKKVAILQEIEQALNKEELVPTVSFDGYPKKPIEKFFIPIESLKILDPKEKKLLKSLNIKDLYSALWYVPVRYEDRRLNTSIKTSIPGKAVALKVKVVESSWEPDAKYPISVLCEDGTSYLSLKYRFKDKRALLSFKKGTELIVYGKLMEYKGEKYMVHPELLKEEEAGKVLPFYNIRVKSAESMSAKLRHRKVRQAIQKLLEYLRYMPEYLPEELLKKHNLYRLPESLYFLHAPHQWDERLNTWDTPAHHRLIYEDLLLFQLALQLKRREIKSLRAPRLLRAEEHIQEFLRSLPFGLTQAQLRVLKEILEDVKQETPMNRLLQGDVGSGKTVVAMAISYAFAKEGYQSAIMVPTEILAYQHYENFKRFLEPLGVKVGLLTSSVKTAQRRSLLRHIREGNIQVVVGTHALIQEGVSFKSLGFAVVDEQHRFGVLQRKRLLEKSEEFFPHLLVMSATPIPRTLALSLYGDLDISIIDQMPAGRKPVITRLFFESEMEKVLKFIKEELQKGHKAYVIYPVIEDSPKLELKSAVKEFERWKALFPDRKVLLLHGRLKDEEKKRVMEEFKQDGDILVSTTVVEVGVDVPDATVMVIESAHRFGLSQLHQLRGRVGRSQLQSFCFLVVPDQMRYDQESLKRLKVLVQTNDGFKIAEEDLKMRGPGELLGESQSGYFGFWVANLQRERDRHFLEVCKKDAQELLEKDPYLERYPELRQVLFYRYSEGIIAPP, translated from the coding sequence ATGGACAGCGTGGAAAAGGCGAAAAAGCTCATAGAGGAGCTAAAGGAGAATAACCATCTCAAGCTTAGAAGGAGCTTTGGAGTAGGGCTGTATCTTTTTAACCTTCTGAAGAACAGACTTTCAAACAGCCATTTAGAGCTTTTAAAAAAGTTTGACTCCATGCCCTTTCCCAAAAAGGTTGCCATACTTCAGGAGATAGAGCAGGCATTAAACAAGGAGGAGCTCGTTCCAACAGTTTCTTTTGATGGGTATCCCAAAAAGCCCATAGAGAAGTTTTTTATCCCTATTGAAAGCTTAAAGATTTTAGACCCAAAGGAAAAGAAGCTTTTAAAGTCTTTGAACATAAAAGACCTGTATTCTGCCCTTTGGTATGTGCCCGTAAGGTATGAGGACCGAAGGCTAAACACCTCCATAAAAACCTCCATTCCCGGAAAGGCGGTTGCCCTAAAGGTCAAGGTGGTGGAAAGTTCATGGGAGCCAGATGCCAAGTATCCCATCTCTGTGTTATGTGAAGACGGCACCAGCTACCTTAGCCTAAAATACAGGTTCAAGGATAAAAGGGCACTTTTAAGCTTCAAAAAAGGCACCGAGCTTATAGTCTACGGAAAGCTCATGGAGTATAAGGGAGAAAAGTATATGGTCCATCCGGAACTGCTGAAGGAAGAGGAAGCTGGTAAAGTTTTGCCCTTTTATAACATAAGGGTAAAGTCTGCGGAAAGCATGTCTGCCAAACTAAGGCACAGGAAGGTAAGACAAGCCATTCAAAAGCTGTTGGAATACCTACGATACATGCCCGAATACCTACCCGAGGAACTTTTAAAAAAGCACAACCTCTACAGACTGCCAGAAAGTCTGTATTTTTTACACGCTCCCCATCAGTGGGATGAAAGGTTAAACACTTGGGACACACCAGCCCACCATCGGTTGATATACGAAGACCTTCTTCTTTTCCAGCTTGCCCTCCAGCTTAAAAGAAGAGAGATAAAATCCCTAAGGGCACCAAGGCTTTTGAGGGCAGAGGAGCACATACAGGAGTTTTTAAGGAGCCTTCCCTTTGGGCTAACCCAAGCCCAGCTCAGGGTCCTAAAAGAGATCTTAGAGGATGTGAAGCAAGAGACACCCATGAACCGGCTTTTGCAAGGAGATGTGGGAAGTGGAAAAACGGTGGTTGCAATGGCTATCTCCTACGCCTTTGCCAAGGAGGGTTATCAGTCCGCCATAATGGTCCCAACTGAGATACTGGCTTACCAACACTACGAAAACTTTAAAAGGTTTTTGGAACCCCTTGGCGTTAAGGTGGGACTTCTTACTTCTTCGGTAAAAACCGCCCAAAGGAGGAGCCTGCTGAGGCATATAAGAGAGGGCAACATACAGGTGGTAGTGGGGACCCACGCCCTCATACAGGAGGGTGTTAGTTTTAAAAGCTTGGGTTTTGCAGTGGTTGATGAACAGCACCGCTTTGGTGTTTTGCAGAGGAAAAGGCTCCTTGAAAAGTCAGAAGAATTCTTCCCCCACCTTCTTGTAATGTCTGCCACACCCATTCCAAGGACCCTTGCCCTTTCCCTGTATGGAGATTTGGATATTTCAATAATAGACCAGATGCCCGCAGGTAGAAAGCCCGTAATCACAAGGCTATTTTTTGAGTCCGAAATGGAAAAGGTTTTAAAGTTCATCAAAGAGGAGCTTCAAAAGGGACACAAGGCGTACGTTATATACCCTGTTATAGAGGATTCTCCTAAGCTTGAGCTAAAGTCTGCGGTAAAAGAGTTTGAACGATGGAAAGCCCTCTTCCCAGATAGGAAGGTTCTCCTCTTACATGGAAGGCTAAAAGACGAGGAAAAGAAAAGGGTAATGGAGGAGTTCAAACAGGATGGGGACATTCTTGTTTCCACGACGGTGGTAGAGGTGGGAGTGGATGTGCCAGATGCGACGGTTATGGTGATAGAATCCGCCCACCGTTTTGGGCTTTCTCAGCTTCATCAACTGAGGGGAAGGGTGGGCAGGTCCCAGCTTCAGTCCTTTTGCTTCCTTGTGGTTCCAGATCAGATGCGATATGACCAAGAAAGTCTAAAAAGGCTGAAGGTTTTAGTGCAAACTAACGATGGTTTTAAAATAGCAGAGGAGGACCTGAAGATGAGGGGTCCGGGGGAGCTTTTGGGAGAGAGCCAGTCTGGATACTTTGGTTTTTGGGTAGCAAACCTCCAGAGGGAAAGGGATAGACACTTCCTTGAAGTGTGTAAAAAAGATGCACAGGAGCTTTTAGAAAAGGACCCGTACCTTGAAAGATATCCAGAGCTAAGACAAGTGCTCTTTTACAGGTATTCGGAGGGGATAATAGCACCCCCTTGA
- a CDS encoding flagellar biosynthesis anti-sigma factor FlgM, with protein sequence MIERVDLWNLVNNILEQERKSKEKPAEVKEQEAVKVELSEVAKSRPQPDLSELESKVSEIKAKLERGEYKVEPEKIFEGLSKYLSSSDR encoded by the coding sequence ATGATAGAAAGGGTAGATTTATGGAACTTGGTAAATAATATCCTTGAGCAAGAAAGAAAAAGCAAGGAAAAGCCCGCAGAGGTTAAAGAACAAGAGGCGGTAAAGGTTGAGCTTTCAGAGGTGGCAAAGAGCAGACCACAACCCGACCTTTCAGAACTGGAAAGCAAAGTTTCAGAGATAAAGGCAAAGCTGGAAAGGGGAGAGTATAAAGTAGAGCCAGAGAAGATCTTTGAAGGGTTGAGCAAGTATTTGAGCAGTTCCGACAGATAG
- a CDS encoding 2,3-bisphosphoglycerate-independent phosphoglycerate mutase, which yields MLEKLVQKNNSKLLLVVLDGIGGLPVKDGKTELELAHTPNLDSLAKESALGLHIPVDYGITPGSGPGHLGIFGYDPLEYQIGRGILEALGLGIEVKDTDIAIRGNYATVEYVDGKPIVKDRRAGRIATEENRRITQRIKENIKEIDGVEVIIEPGMEHRFALVLRFPHPLPEGSDQIKDTDPQKEGKEPLKPIAMNANAQRVAEVVEKFVHKVGELLKDEPKANYVLLRGFSQKPKMKGFEERFGLKACAIAVYPMYRGLASLVGMDVINFEGSSIEDEIETLRSLWNDYDFFFLHIKKTDSYGEDGNWEGKVKVIEEFDKNLPKILELKPSVLVITGDHSTPSVLKGHSWHPVPVLLKSDYVLGGTSQRFTERECLKGELGIFPAKKLINIMFAHSLRLAKYGA from the coding sequence ATGCTTGAAAAACTTGTTCAGAAAAACAACAGCAAGCTTTTGCTTGTAGTTCTTGATGGAATCGGTGGACTTCCCGTAAAGGATGGCAAAACGGAGCTTGAGCTTGCCCACACGCCAAACCTTGATAGCTTGGCAAAGGAAAGTGCCCTTGGTCTTCATATCCCGGTGGATTACGGCATCACGCCCGGCAGTGGTCCCGGACACTTGGGAATCTTTGGCTACGACCCCCTTGAGTATCAGATAGGAAGGGGGATCCTCGAAGCCCTTGGGCTTGGCATTGAGGTAAAGGACACAGACATCGCCATAAGAGGAAACTACGCAACGGTAGAGTATGTAGATGGCAAGCCTATAGTGAAGGACAGGAGGGCGGGTAGGATTGCCACAGAAGAAAACAGGAGAATAACCCAAAGGATCAAGGAAAACATAAAGGAAATAGACGGAGTTGAGGTGATCATTGAACCGGGAATGGAGCACAGGTTTGCGCTGGTGCTAAGGTTTCCGCATCCACTGCCCGAAGGTTCAGACCAAATAAAGGACACAGACCCCCAAAAGGAAGGAAAGGAGCCCCTAAAACCCATAGCCATGAACGCCAACGCCCAAAGGGTGGCTGAGGTAGTGGAAAAGTTCGTGCATAAGGTGGGTGAGCTTTTAAAGGATGAGCCAAAGGCAAACTATGTGCTTTTGAGGGGCTTTTCCCAAAAGCCAAAGATGAAGGGTTTTGAGGAGAGGTTTGGGCTGAAAGCCTGTGCCATTGCGGTCTATCCTATGTATAGGGGGCTTGCCAGCTTGGTGGGAATGGATGTTATAAACTTTGAAGGCTCTTCCATAGAAGATGAGATAGAAACCTTAAGAAGCCTTTGGAACGATTATGACTTTTTCTTCTTGCACATAAAAAAGACAGATTCTTACGGCGAAGACGGAAACTGGGAAGGAAAGGTCAAGGTCATAGAGGAGTTTGACAAAAACCTTCCAAAGATCCTTGAGCTAAAGCCAAGCGTTCTGGTGATCACAGGAGACCACTCTACGCCCTCTGTGCTCAAAGGACACTCTTGGCATCCTGTTCCGGTGCTTTTGAAGTCCGACTATGTGCTGGGAGGAACTTCCCAAAGATTTACCGAGAGGGAGTGCCTTAAGGGAGAGCTCGGCATATTCCCAGCTAAGAAGTTAATCAACATTATGTTTGCCCACTCCCTGCGCCTTGCTAAGTACGGAGCTTAA
- a CDS encoding sodium:solute symporter family protein — MLLLSIVLYILLTLAIGVYASTFVKNSKDYLLAGRNLPFFMATFVAFATWFGAETVLGASSQMAKEGLWGVIEDPFGAALCLILVGLFFAKPLYRLNLLTFGDFYRRFYGRKAEIVASLLLIASYFGWIGAQMLAIGLILSITTGISIKLGTVIGSLVVVFYTFLGGMWAVSLTDFIQTIMIIVGLLFALYEVSQGFSQIPQVLASQQPEFYKFFPSLNPHEFLLFITALITIGLGSIPQQDVFQRVMSSRSERVAVYSSITAGFMYLTIAFIPLILAIFARVNYPELLKLDAQLMLPTLIMEHTSTLTKVLFFGALLSAIMSTSSSAILAPSAILSENLLRPMFKNLSDRGFLWLTRFSVILISFISLLFALSGESIFHLVGDSSALSLVSLFVPLVAGLYFKGSNQHSAIFSMASGFFVWAVLNYGFEYEFSLLAGLFTSLFAYLLTSLLSSVLSKAQGVGKHNVD, encoded by the coding sequence ATGCTACTTCTTTCTATAGTTCTTTACATACTTCTCACCTTAGCCATAGGGGTCTATGCAAGCACCTTTGTAAAGAACTCAAAGGATTACCTTTTGGCGGGGAGAAATCTCCCCTTCTTTATGGCTACCTTTGTTGCCTTTGCCACCTGGTTTGGTGCAGAAACTGTTTTGGGGGCATCCTCTCAGATGGCAAAGGAAGGGCTTTGGGGCGTGATAGAGGACCCCTTTGGCGCAGCCCTCTGTCTAATATTGGTGGGTTTATTCTTTGCAAAGCCCCTGTATAGGCTGAACCTCTTGACCTTTGGAGATTTTTACAGAAGGTTTTACGGCAGAAAGGCGGAAATTGTGGCGAGCCTTTTACTCATAGCATCCTACTTTGGTTGGATCGGTGCCCAGATGCTTGCCATAGGTCTGATCCTGAGCATAACCACCGGCATTAGCATAAAGCTTGGAACTGTTATAGGTTCTTTGGTGGTGGTCTTTTACACCTTTTTGGGTGGCATGTGGGCAGTTTCTCTTACGGATTTTATCCAAACCATAATGATCATAGTAGGACTTTTGTTTGCCCTCTATGAAGTTTCTCAAGGCTTTAGCCAGATTCCTCAAGTTTTAGCTTCCCAACAGCCGGAGTTCTACAAGTTCTTTCCTTCTTTGAACCCCCACGAGTTCTTGCTATTTATCACCGCCCTTATTACCATAGGACTTGGTTCCATACCCCAGCAGGATGTCTTCCAAAGGGTTATGTCCTCTCGTTCAGAAAGGGTTGCAGTCTATTCTTCCATTACTGCGGGCTTTATGTATCTAACTATTGCCTTTATCCCTCTGATCCTTGCCATCTTCGCGAGGGTAAATTACCCAGAGCTTTTGAAACTTGACGCCCAACTGATGCTTCCTACGCTGATTATGGAGCATACATCTACCCTTACAAAGGTTCTATTCTTTGGGGCACTGCTTTCTGCCATAATGAGCACGTCCAGTTCTGCCATTCTTGCCCCTTCCGCAATTCTAAGTGAAAACCTTCTGAGGCCGATGTTTAAAAACCTCTCCGACAGGGGCTTCCTTTGGCTCACTAGGTTTTCTGTGATTTTGATAAGCTTTATTTCCCTTCTCTTTGCCCTCAGTGGAGAGTCCATCTTTCACTTGGTGGGAGACTCCTCCGCCTTGAGCTTGGTGTCTTTGTTTGTTCCCTTGGTGGCTGGACTTTACTTCAAGGGTTCTAATCAACACTCCGCGATATTTAGCATGGCTTCGGGCTTTTTCGTCTGGGCAGTTTTAAACTATGGCTTTGAGTATGAATTTTCCCTCCTTGCGGGGCTTTTTACAAGCCTCTTTGCCTATCTTTTGACTTCTCTCTTAAGCTCCGTACTTAGCAAGGCGCAGGGAGTGGGCAAACATAATGTTGATTAA
- the mnmG gene encoding tRNA uridine-5-carboxymethylaminomethyl(34) synthesis enzyme MnmG, producing the protein MLVDEFDVAVIGGGHAGIEAALASARMGAKTVMFVLNADTIGQMSCNPAIGGVAKGIVVREIDALGGEMGKAIDHTGIQFKMLNTRKGKAVWSPRAQADKKAYREYMKRVCENQENLHIKQDEVVDIIVENNRVVGVKTRLGLEYKVKAVVVTTGTFLNGVIYIGDKTFPGGRAWEPNSTGLADFYKRHGFPLMRFKTGTPARLDRRTIDFSVLEPAPGDDPPPKFSFWTEPVGSYWFEKGKPQALCWITYTTPKTHEIIRKNLHRTALYGGLIKGIGPRYCPSIEDKVVKFPDKERHQIFLEPEGWDTIEIYPNGLSTSLPEEIQWEMYRSIPGLEKVELIRPAYAIEYDVVPPTELYPTLETKKIRGLFHAGNFNGTTGYEEAAGQGILAGINAALRAFGKEPIYLRRDESYIGIMVDDLTTKGVTEPYRLFTSRSEYRLYLRQDNAILRLAKLGRELGLLTEEQYKLVKELESEIQAWLEFYKGYKVSVAIGSDVRAYSLSQLLTSERSIWDLKELGVSVPEHPYVAEEVEIQLKYEPYIERERKLNEKLKKLEDTPIPEDIDYDKVPGLTNEAREKLKKFRPLTVGQASRIDGITPATITALLAFLGKLD; encoded by the coding sequence ATGTTGGTGGATGAGTTTGATGTGGCGGTTATTGGTGGTGGTCATGCGGGCATAGAGGCGGCGCTGGCGAGTGCCCGTATGGGTGCCAAAACGGTTATGTTCGTGCTGAACGCAGACACCATCGGACAGATGTCCTGCAACCCTGCCATAGGTGGCGTAGCAAAGGGTATTGTAGTGAGGGAGATAGACGCCCTTGGTGGAGAGATGGGAAAGGCTATAGACCACACGGGCATTCAGTTTAAGATGTTAAACACCCGTAAGGGCAAAGCGGTTTGGTCTCCGAGGGCTCAGGCGGACAAAAAGGCATACAGGGAGTATATGAAGAGGGTCTGCGAAAATCAGGAGAACCTTCACATAAAACAGGACGAGGTGGTGGATATTATCGTGGAAAACAACCGAGTGGTGGGAGTAAAAACTCGCCTTGGGCTTGAATACAAAGTAAAGGCTGTGGTGGTCACCACGGGTACTTTTCTGAACGGAGTTATTTACATAGGCGATAAAACCTTTCCGGGCGGTAGGGCTTGGGAGCCAAACTCCACGGGACTAGCGGACTTTTACAAAAGGCACGGCTTTCCACTAATGAGGTTCAAAACGGGTACTCCCGCAAGGTTGGACAGGAGGACTATAGATTTTTCTGTCCTTGAACCCGCACCGGGTGATGACCCACCCCCAAAGTTCTCCTTCTGGACAGAGCCCGTGGGAAGCTATTGGTTTGAAAAGGGTAAACCCCAAGCCCTCTGCTGGATCACTTACACCACTCCAAAGACCCACGAGATCATAAGAAAGAACCTTCATAGAACTGCCCTCTACGGTGGGCTCATAAAGGGCATAGGACCAAGGTACTGCCCCTCCATAGAGGACAAGGTGGTAAAGTTCCCCGATAAGGAAAGACACCAAATATTTTTAGAACCTGAAGGCTGGGACACCATAGAGATTTACCCCAATGGACTTTCCACCTCTTTACCGGAGGAAATTCAGTGGGAGATGTACAGGTCTATCCCCGGGCTTGAAAAGGTGGAGCTGATAAGACCAGCTTACGCCATAGAGTATGACGTGGTGCCTCCGACGGAACTTTATCCCACCTTGGAGACCAAGAAAATAAGAGGACTCTTTCATGCGGGCAACTTTAACGGCACCACAGGGTACGAGGAAGCGGCTGGACAGGGCATTCTTGCTGGCATAAACGCTGCCCTGAGGGCTTTTGGCAAAGAGCCCATATATCTTAGAAGGGACGAGAGCTACATTGGTATAATGGTGGATGACCTTACCACAAAGGGTGTGACGGAACCCTACAGACTTTTCACCTCACGTTCTGAGTATAGGCTTTACTTGAGACAGGACAATGCCATTTTGAGGCTTGCCAAGCTTGGAAGAGAGCTAGGGCTTTTGACAGAAGAACAGTATAAACTGGTAAAAGAGTTAGAAAGTGAAATTCAAGCTTGGCTTGAGTTCTACAAAGGGTATAAGGTATCCGTTGCCATAGGCTCCGATGTTAGGGCTTACAGTCTTTCTCAACTCTTGACCTCTGAGCGTTCCATCTGGGATCTAAAAGAGCTTGGAGTTAGCGTGCCAGAGCATCCTTACGTGGCGGAGGAGGTGGAGATCCAGCTAAAATACGAACCATACATAGAAAGGGAGAGGAAGTTGAACGAAAAATTAAAGAAGCTTGAGGATACACCCATTCCAGAGGATATAGACTACGACAAGGTACCCGGGCTCACAAACGAGGCGAGGGAAAAGCTCAAAAAGTTCAGACCGCTGACGGTGGGGCAAGCTAGCAGGATAGATGGCATAACACCGGCAACCATAACAGCCCTGCTGGCATTTTTGGGTAAGCTAGACTGA
- a CDS encoding ribonuclease H-like YkuK family protein: MPQIKNFDEVREFIKGTSEKTAIYVGCDSRQVNDSTIFVIVIVVHIDSCRGAKVFWKTEKVKRIRSLRQRLMEEVSRAVYTALELIDVVGNRPFEVHLDINPNPQHNSSVILKEAIGFVLAQGLKPVVKPKAIAASSVADYITGKY; the protein is encoded by the coding sequence ATGCCTCAGATAAAGAACTTTGACGAAGTCAGGGAGTTTATAAAAGGCACCTCAGAGAAGACCGCCATATATGTGGGTTGCGATTCAAGGCAGGTAAACGATAGCACCATCTTTGTGATAGTGATAGTGGTTCATATAGATTCATGCAGGGGTGCCAAGGTCTTTTGGAAGACGGAAAAAGTAAAGCGCATAAGGTCCCTAAGACAAAGGCTCATGGAGGAGGTAAGCAGGGCTGTTTACACCGCCCTGGAGCTCATAGATGTGGTAGGCAACAGACCCTTTGAGGTGCATTTAGACATAAACCCAAACCCACAGCACAATTCCTCTGTGATCCTCAAAGAAGCAATAGGGTTTGTGTTGGCACAGGGACTAAAGCCAGTGGTAAAGCCCAAGGCGATCGCTGCCTCCTCTGTAGCGGACTACATAACAGGAAAGTACTAA
- the fliN gene encoding flagellar motor switch protein FliN has protein sequence MEEEKREEAQTQGEGLSSLWQETLKEQEEKEREEKGEVLTPDIQEKLKKFLDLPLLIEVVVGSTTLTLGEILNLGPGSVVELDNLVEEPVDIKVNGKLVAKGELVVVEEKFGVKITDIVEREERVKRAL, from the coding sequence ATGGAAGAGGAAAAAAGGGAAGAAGCACAAACCCAAGGTGAGGGTCTATCCTCCCTCTGGCAGGAAACATTAAAGGAACAGGAAGAAAAAGAGAGGGAGGAAAAAGGGGAAGTTTTGACACCGGATATTCAGGAAAAGCTAAAAAAGTTCCTTGACCTACCCTTGCTAATAGAGGTGGTTGTTGGCTCCACCACTTTGACCTTAGGGGAAATTCTGAATTTGGGTCCTGGCTCTGTGGTAGAATTGGACAACTTGGTGGAAGAACCCGTGGATATAAAGGTGAACGGCAAGCTGGTAGCAAAAGGAGAACTCGTTGTGGTGGAAGAAAAGTTTGGTGTAAAGATCACGGACATTGTGGAGAGGGAGGAGAGGGTAAAAAGGGCTCTTTAG
- a CDS encoding RrF2 family transcriptional regulator, whose translation MIYSETVKYALLALAYLALNRDRLVKVEEIAEAQNIPKPFLSNILHKLVKERVLRSYKGPNGGFTFMIPPEKITIYDVIKYLDEDYRLDYCALRPGRCEEWRSSPCAVHDKWIALREHIMEYLTSTTITELAGVEEKHGEANQ comes from the coding sequence ATGATCTACTCAGAAACTGTTAAATATGCCCTGCTGGCGCTTGCTTACTTGGCTTTGAACAGGGATAGGCTTGTTAAGGTGGAGGAGATCGCAGAAGCCCAAAACATTCCAAAACCTTTTCTATCAAACATACTCCACAAACTGGTTAAGGAAAGGGTGCTAAGGTCCTACAAAGGCCCAAACGGTGGATTTACTTTTATGATCCCACCAGAGAAGATCACAATATACGATGTAATAAAGTATTTGGACGAGGACTATCGTTTAGACTACTGTGCCCTAAGACCAGGAAGATGTGAAGAATGGCGAAGTTCACCCTGTGCAGTTCATGACAAATGGATAGCTCTGAGGGAACACATAATGGAGTATTTGACCTCCACCACCATTACAGAGTTGGCTGGAGTTGAAGAAAAACATGGAGAGGCTAACCAGTAA
- a CDS encoding ArnT family glycosyltransferase: MKFVLGFNLLLFLFRVLYVLYSPLDLTPEEAQYWDWSRRLDLSYYSKPPMVAYANFLTTSLLGNTELAVRITPIVLSFLMSIVTYFFARKLFDERVAIISSTLPQLSVGLAINSLLMTTDALLIFFWSLSLIAFWYALEKNSAFWWLLLGVFSGFAFLSKYPAVFLLPLALLYLSIYKRELLLSAKTYLSLLPPLFMSLPVLYWNYKHQFVSFKHVSTLATKHASLFNPNSLLEYLGGQLLLVSILPFFFMLKGWLLGWKDRRLGFLTVFSLPVFLFFLALSLRKHVEANWSGFAYFGGFLLASYYLSKSRFLKPTYALSFVLFILLHFSPILDKVGLKKLLPPNRDPVKVAIGWELLGKEVSKLYTGQEIILSPHYQISAELAFYTRGNPRTYCINLGRRMNQYDLWRESMKSYIGKDGIYVDYSPIDSRVLEGFEGIIEHRVLPIRWRGEVVKEFHIYKLKNYKHTIREERMFEGY; the protein is encoded by the coding sequence ATGAAGTTTGTTTTGGGCTTTAATCTTCTGCTTTTTCTCTTCAGGGTTCTCTATGTGCTTTATTCTCCTTTAGATCTTACCCCCGAAGAAGCCCAGTACTGGGACTGGTCAAGGCGCTTGGACCTGAGCTACTACTCAAAGCCCCCTATGGTGGCATACGCAAACTTTTTAACCACATCCCTTTTGGGAAACACCGAACTGGCGGTTAGGATTACTCCGATCGTTCTATCCTTTTTGATGTCCATCGTTACCTACTTTTTTGCTAGAAAACTCTTTGACGAAAGGGTTGCGATAATTTCTTCAACCCTTCCCCAGCTTTCCGTGGGCTTGGCTATCAACTCCCTTCTCATGACTACAGACGCCCTGCTGATATTCTTTTGGAGCTTGAGCCTGATAGCCTTTTGGTATGCGTTGGAAAAAAACAGTGCCTTTTGGTGGCTGTTGCTGGGCGTTTTTTCTGGCTTTGCCTTTTTGAGTAAATACCCGGCGGTCTTTCTTTTGCCTTTAGCCTTGCTTTACCTCAGCATATACAAAAGAGAGCTACTTTTGTCTGCCAAAACTTACCTTAGCCTGTTGCCACCCCTTTTTATGAGTCTGCCGGTGCTTTACTGGAACTACAAGCATCAGTTTGTTTCCTTTAAGCATGTTTCCACCTTGGCGACCAAGCATGCAAGCCTTTTTAATCCAAATAGCCTTTTGGAGTATTTAGGAGGGCAGTTGCTCTTGGTTTCAATCCTTCCCTTCTTTTTTATGCTTAAGGGATGGCTTTTGGGCTGGAAGGACAGAAGGCTTGGCTTTTTGACAGTGTTTTCTCTTCCCGTCTTTCTGTTCTTTTTAGCCCTGTCTTTGAGAAAGCATGTGGAAGCCAACTGGTCTGGTTTTGCCTACTTTGGCGGTTTTTTGCTGGCGAGCTATTATCTTTCCAAAAGCAGGTTTTTGAAGCCCACATACGCTTTGAGCTTTGTCCTCTTTATCTTACTCCACTTCAGCCCAATTTTGGACAAGGTGGGGTTAAAAAAACTTTTGCCCCCAAACAGAGACCCAGTCAAAGTGGCAATAGGTTGGGAACTTTTGGGTAAAGAGGTGAGCAAACTCTACACAGGACAGGAAATAATCCTTAGCCCCCACTATCAAATATCCGCAGAGCTTGCCTTTTACACACGGGGAAACCCACGCACCTACTGTATAAACCTTGGAAGGCGTATGAACCAGTATGACCTTTGGAGAGAAAGTATGAAGAGCTACATAGGCAAAGACGGCATATACGTGGATTATTCACCCATTGATAGCAGAGTTTTGGAGGGCTTTGAGGGTATAATAGAGCACAGGGTTTTACCCATCCGCTGGAGGGGAGAGGTGGTTAAAGAGTTCCATATATACAAGCTTAAAAACTACAAACACACAATAAGGGAGGAAAGAATGTTTGAAGGTTATTAG
- the plsY gene encoding glycerol-3-phosphate 1-O-acyltransferase PlsY produces MDALLLVVFAYLLGSVLFGEVVAKSKGIDLRAVGSGNVGATNVARALGKKYALLVFLLDLFKGFFPILLSRFYFGLDSWTTFFVGLFAFLGHLYPVFHGFRGGKGVATAFGVLLGISPFLAVLSLLVWLLVFKLKGYVSLASLSACTFAVVLSLFLLPFKLFLMSLIIGVFIFYRHRDNIKRLLEGTELGFKR; encoded by the coding sequence ATGGATGCCCTGCTTTTAGTGGTTTTTGCCTATCTTTTGGGTTCTGTGCTCTTTGGGGAGGTGGTGGCAAAGAGTAAGGGCATAGACTTGAGGGCGGTGGGTAGTGGCAACGTGGGTGCTACTAACGTGGCAAGGGCTCTGGGCAAAAAGTATGCCCTGTTGGTCTTTCTGCTGGACCTTTTTAAAGGCTTTTTTCCAATTCTTTTATCAAGGTTTTACTTTGGTCTTGATAGTTGGACTACCTTCTTTGTGGGGCTCTTTGCCTTTCTTGGGCATCTGTACCCTGTCTTCCATGGCTTTAGAGGGGGCAAGGGTGTAGCAACCGCCTTTGGGGTGCTTTTGGGCATTTCTCCCTTTTTAGCAGTTCTTTCCCTATTGGTTTGGCTTTTGGTTTTTAAGCTAAAGGGCTATGTTTCCTTGGCTTCCCTCAGTGCTTGCACCTTTGCGGTGGTCTTGTCCCTCTTTTTGTTGCCCTTTAAACTCTTTTTGATGAGCCTTATAATTGGCGTTTTTATCTTTTACAGGCATAGAGATAACATAAAAAGGCTTTTGGAGGGGACAGAGCTTGGCTTTAAAAGATGA